The genomic DNA tctgtatcatgtagagtcactgtgttttttcaaatattgATGACACCTGTGGGGacttgaaaaaatgttcattctatttttttttttttttttaaactttgcaaaataaaatttcattgaaattcttttttttttttaatgatatgtCACTTTATGatatgctgtttccatagaggtgcaggacttcatattgcagtgaaaaatgaggccacggtgagcaaaaatgagacaggagcaaATACAAtttccagaaactgcttggagttcagtaAACCTAAATGTCTTTAGCAGGAGTGAATAAACAGCTTACCTGGAGGAAAACTGATATGAATACTGTCCcgctgctgtctgtcctcttgATACGGACTCAGACTCAGGAAGAGGCTTTTCAGAACTGAATCTGCAGtccacaaatgacaaaaaatattaacGACACATTTCTTCAAAACAAATTTCACACTAGTTTTCTAGCATATGTGCAGTCAGCCTCACCTCTGGGGGATGACATGTcgggaagctgctgctgagccGAAGCTATGGATGGATTTAGACTTTGAGGAGCAGGACTGGTGGGAATCTCACCGAGGGAATCAGACACAAGGCGACAAACAGGATTCACTGGCTGACTTGTAGACTCATTTTTTGAACTAGAGGAGAAGTTAGGAGACACCGGCCCGTGAGGAGTTTCTGTAGCATCAGTTCCAGCCACACATGGAGGAGGTGACGCTTGTCGTTTGGATAAATGAAATGCCTTTGAATAATCAGCTTGAGACCACAAACATGGAGCCGAAGCAGCTGTGTCAATGAGCGGCTCTGCGAAAAGGCTGAGGAAGGATATGGATGGAGGTTTGTCAGATTCAACAGCAGTTTTAAGATCTTTACTTGTGAAATCTGCACAGCGTGGAGTCTGAATAAAGCCTCGAGGATGAGCTGGTGTCACGCTGTCAGATATCGGGTtcgcaaaaaggccaaaaaaaggtATTTTCTGATTCTTCTTACATCCAACTGTCATTTCCTTACTTCGCTCTGGGGAGGTTTTAGCAGAATAAAGCTGCAGTGTACCAAGTTTAAATCCACATTCAGGGCGTTGTTTTGCAGCAAAATGATGACTGGAAGAGTCTGAAGAATCACTTTTCGTATCAAGACAAGAAACAGATTCAACCTTAGCTCTATCTTTAAACTCTGAGAAACCTGCAGAGGGAGAAAAAGGCTTAATTGAAGATTGTAAATCAGAAGTCGGACCAGAGAGATGTGGCTTCAGCTGTGCAGGAGGACATGTCTGATTATCTTTCATATCTCCTTTAATTGGAGAGGAAGTAGACCTTTCTACTTGAGTGACAGGAGAAACCAACAACTCCAGTTTGACTTCACTAGAAGTTCTTTGAGCAGTTTTTATGGACTCTGCAACATCTCCACGTTGATTTCTCTGATCCTCAGAGGTGAGCAAAAGGTCACGGCAGGTTTTTGAGATCTGGCCGGTATGCATTTGGAAAGACGGCAgacttttgaacattttttgcagggatttgtttgtttcatctcTGGTATTTAGCAAAATCTTCTCGTGTTGTGAGTTCAACAGAGGATCAGTGCTTTTTTCACAGTCAGTTTTTGGTGTACAGgatacagtttttacagttgtaGTGGCAGATGCTTGGCCAAAAGGTGACTTTTCCACAGATTTAAATGACCTGAGGACAGCATCCACAGAGTACGGAGCTTCGCTTTGTCTTGACATGCCAATACTGGAAGACGTCTGTGGGACAGAGGGAGGTGTAGATTCTTGACTTCCAGGAGCTGTAAAGAAACGGGGGAATGGTCTGTACAGCTGAGGTCCAAGGACAGCTTCCACTGAATAACAGACTGGCTCTTTATTGCTGGTTGATGGAGGGCTCTGAGGCGGGGTGGCGTTCGAAGCATGTGGAAGGAAAACTTCGACTGTGACATCAGCCTGTTCTTCTGTGGGACACAGCAAGGTTTCCTTTGCAGCATCTGTGCTGCTGTAAAAGTTAGGcctgagaaataaaaacattagaaaGTTAATCACAAATGTCTGGGTTAATTATTAGATAAATGCTAATGAgatgtgatcaaaaagttctgggaCTGTTTGTGgtcatgtatttttgcaaccATTGGTAGCTGTATGTTAGCAATTTGTCTGCTAACCTGCAGATACCCAACAGCAGTTGTCTAAATAGTGCTAACTTCATAAACAAGCTTGAGATGCTAAGAGTGCTGAAACAGCTCATTTAGCACGACAGACTGCATTGGTTAAAGCTTTGGGTTCAATATTACGACAAAGTTGTAATTTGTGAGGGTAGCTATAGTAGATACTTAAAGCAAAAAGGAAAAGTATGTGATTAGTAATGCAGCCCAAGTATTGTAGTTCGGCTGCAGTACTTGGTTGCGCCACCAAGTGGACCCTTTTGATGATCCAACTTTCATGTGAAGTGTCCTTAATGGTGACAAGAGATGGGTCTGCAGCTACCctcaagagaagaaacagcagtttttacaGTGGAAAAGCTGCAGTTACCAAACCAAGACAAGGAGGCATGAGGTCAGGAAAAGCAGGAGCATGCCCTGAGATACTTCAGGGAAAACATTTGGCGCAAATAACCTAAACTGTGTGGCAATGGCATGTGGGTGCCACAACAGTCACTCTCCTTCCACCCCACTCACTACACCTGTCACTTTGTAACGTCTACCttttccccaaaatgaaattcaagctgAAGGGTAGCCATTTAAACAGTTCAAAAGATTCATGGCAGATGgtgtttgacatgtttacacAACAGAACTTACAGTGGtacaagtgttgcaggagcactgggagcagaatATTGCTGCACAAGGAACTACTTTCAAAAGGGATGGTcgccaaatttaaatcaggtatgtttttttttatttttagaagcAAGGACTTTTTGATCACACCTTGTATGCAaggacagcagaagaagagcaaCAGCACAGTGAACACTTTAGGTTTTTACCTGATTGGCTGTATGAGTGTATCAGGGGTTTCATTTGTTTCAATAATTTCCGACTCGGCTGTGTTTGGCTGCCCTCTTGATGACTCCTGTTCAGCTTTCTTTGCAAGTTCAGAAAGGTCACTGGCCCGTTTTAATGCCTGCAGTGAGAGGACAAAACTCATATCTGCAGCAATGCGtgtgaaacatttttagaacatttgaCAAGGATAGACTTTTCCATACGCACCTCATCCAACAGTCGGCTAGTGACGTCATTTAGTGGTTCATGGGAAAACTTGCAATCTGCTCCTTGGAAGCACTTTCCTTTTCTATGGAAAAACTTGCAAGGGAAGGACTGTGCAGTTTAGTCAAGGAAACACCAGATACTAATCATCCTCCAGGTTCCAAAAATCAGCAGTACAATGAGTTTATGATAGTAAGACACCGAGATTACAGTCAAaccaaaggatattgtgcatGTATGGGCAGCTCTCCCCTTTTGTGCAGAATCCCTGGATGTAAAACTTGCAGGCTGATTTGATGAGATCGTTGTAACCCTGAACATGCTCCATTTGGCAGCTGTCAGCCTGTGAAGAAACCAATATTAAGGATGCTGCAGTCAGACTAAGGAGGTTTTTCAGTCCTGCAGGTAAAGTGACTCTGTGGTGGAACCTGCCTTGGTGCAGCGTCCATGAAGGAAATATCGGCAAAGTAACCGTCCGTCCACCTCCAAAACATTCTGGTCCTTGAACTCTTGTGTCATGAACCTTGGTGGTTTCATCTTAATATCCAAAGAGAACACAGTTAGTTTTGTGCATTTGACCTGATTCTTAGTGATACATTGACATTTTGTTACGAACAACTATCTATTTTTGCACTACTCTGCAactctagaaagatatttcatcatgctgaatgtatcttccaacaacttgctcgtATGTATATGGTTCTTAAGCTGTgtagcatttattttactgaacaAGTATGTCACTTTATTTCGCTTTGTCATCTCTCTCATTTGTTTCAGCATTTGTCTCCTCTGCATATCAGCCAAAAAAGTTCCTAAATTTTTGGCATGTTAATGTTGGTGGCAGCTGAGTGACTCATGTCTTCTCAGGAAAGCATAGAATTTCTTTGCAATTAATGAAATTTGGCATAAGtggttcatttttgacaaatgaaACGTGTAGACCAAagtgtttttgatgaaatatgacaatttttatcttagatttggttgattttcctGATAGAACTGTATGTAACACAGGATTAGTTTTACGATTGTTGCAACGTTGAAAATCAGGTGATTTGTCtggtttttaaagtttgttgcTCTGAGAGATGCTTTAAGcttggaatttttttaaagctaacacGGCTTTCgaacctgtaaaataactgaTGTGAATGCCTTCGCTGAGTTGCACATCAAGCTGCAGGAGATAACAGGCTGACGGTGAAGAAAATCCATTCTGACAAACATTGAATTCTTTCTTACCTGTCTGGTATATGGATGTCCTCTTCCACCTTTTCCCCACATTGCTCTTCCATCTCTATTTGAATGTCTCCCTTTATCCGTAGGTATATGCTGATTTTTCTGCCacttcatcttctttttctgatgTTGCTGCTTGTTCACTTCACAGTTGTGTCCAGATTTGTAGTTTTGACCTTTGCTGTGCCTGATATTGGGTGCAGCTTTATTACCGTGATTACTTATCTCTTCCTTGGTGTAGCCTCCAAGTGCACTGTCAGTACTTGGTGTGTGATAGCCTCTGGCCTTGATGTTATCTTTGAAGTTATAAGTTGTGGTGGTCTGAACCTCACAACGTTGCTTCAGTGGGAAACAAAAATTTACAGAGATGTCTGCTAATAATGTTGTTGATGTaacatttaaaacttttatCCTTTTTCACTTGGCAAGTCCATAAAAACAACATCATATTGGGCAGAGAAACCACATAAATCATATTCAGTTGCAGGTAGACCTGGCTGGAACTAATGCAGAGAAACTGAACACACACGTGCCAAATTAAAGAAAAGTGTCTTACTAAGTTGTTGGATCACTACGTGTTGGAGATTTACTGTGATTTGTcaagtctctggaactctactgAGCTGGCATTCTCAATTACCCGAGGAAGAactgctttctgtttttcttttcattaacgCATGAGCCTCCCAGGCATCATTTATTTACCGATGTACCTCCCACAGATCTAAACACAGACGGCGCTTTGATCACTGTTCTTGATTGAAGCTCCTACCATCTGTCCCTCAACACTAAACCCTATTCCAAAGTCACTTAGACctttttctcttgtcatctcGACACGCAGAACTAACTGGGACCGTTTAGTCTCCTTATATCTTCTACAGAGCATAATTGGTTAGTAATTGCTTAGATGTACCATACATTGCACCGTAttcatatttttcctttaatttgttacCCACCTGTGCATGCAATAAGTCTGACTTTTATGGAATTTATAATATTCATGTTGAAACTGCTTTAGAGGTGCCAAttcaactgtatttttatgcttCAGTTTGTGGTTATACTGTGGTTATATGAGTTTCTGATTATATCCGTATTATCCCTACTGTGAACACAAAGTTTTCTCAACAATATTAGTCGATTGTCTTCAATAGAGGACTTCTGAAACAAGATTCTGAAGGAGGGGCATCGACTGATTGTTTGATCGATTTTGGGATCTAACATTTTTCagattatctgtatttttaccgTTTTAACTGATTTCCAATAAAGTAGATTAATGAAAAAATGCACtgttttggctctgatgcagccacctctctctctatatatataaatatactgtCTGATAGGTTACACATCAAAAGTAATATCCTATcaagactgaaaaatgaatgcttcaaggtaaacataaataaacaaaggcaATTCAATGACATTTTGTCCTGTAGTTTGCGTTATTCTAAATTCTgatcagattttcatttttacattaaatgtatATCAGCTCCAAATATCTGCTAACAGTCTCATCGATGACTAATATTTGGTATTAACATCAGCcctgcaaaaacaaatgattggcaaaaaacacccacaactCTGCTGTTCTGTGAAGGAATTGGACCATTTCTTTTCGGATGATCCAACAGGTGTATATTAAACGACATGACTGTTTTCCACTAAAACTGAAGTAGTGTAAAGTAGTGCTGCACACCTTAAATAAGGAATTTACAAGCTCAACTCACTTTGATGTACGATCCAGGCTGCTCTTTTTCTGCTTTCCTCTTTCTGGCTTTGCTTCTTGTTCCTTTACCAGTCTCTTCCCTATAAAATAAGCAgagtgaaaatataaaacagaacattaaaacaaaacttaaatttaaaaaaaaaacaaaatgcagtttcgTACCGGTAAGTGAACGTTGGTTCTCCAGGACTCTTCACGTCACCAGTGAGAGGAGACAGATTCGCAAACAGGTTTGCAAAAGCCATTATATTTCGTTAGTTTCTCCTTAGCTAAAAGACGCCGTTAGgagaaatcaaactaacaaactCTGGAGCAACCAACTGACCACGTAAGGATGCTAACtgcatgctaagctaacaaacGCTTCCGTCCGCAGGAAACACGTCAAATAAACGCTGTTTAGGTTTGATTATTATCTACTCTAACCCAAATTTCCGCTAAAacctaaaataaaatcaactttGGTCCAGTAAACTGTCTTTCTTTCACGTGTGTTCATTTAGCAGCTGTATCACGCTGTCGTTTACTTCCGTGTTTGGGATATACGTCACTAAGTGGACTGTACCACTTAAGGAGAGAGCGGGGGAACCCGGGTACTGTTGTTTCGTCACATGTATTCGATAATACaatggtgtaaaaaaaatatcaaatattatcatgaaatgtttgtggaaagatctttttgtgtttcaaaaggtgtcgctgcattagacagacacaaacaaattcaaatttttttgtcgttgtttATTGttgacaagaaaaactaacaaaactaaattctgccaaatttcttatttttatggaaccaatcaattttaagttttaagagtgattcttaatgcaacaTTTCACAAATGGAAAACTTTTTTCAACCACTATTTATATCTATTTGCATTGTTGCTATCAGCTTTCCTGTAGCGTTGTAAACTTGTTTGGTCcatgtatttatctggcaattggattttccgttctgaaacgggtattgaaaaacaaaaaacgagtggttatgtgattttcgttttaaaataccaaaaataaaattgaaattcaaggcgtttttcctttttatgatcaaaaagggatatacgaaattttaaaaatgctttgattttcattttatatttagaataacaaaaaaaaatgaaatcaataaGAGatagaaacgaaaaaaggtctgtttttttcattttctgagaccggaagtggtcatcagcaagtgtagagccaaacgacaacaagattcccagagggcggagccagagagcagtgattggtcagaccatagataatatagaagacagcgcgctagcatATCTAGTGTATATATATCTACGGTCGGCACATCTgatagcatctctggctgctgttgactagtgatggctgatcgaggctttgttgaagcttcgacacttcattcaaaacatggttcattactcgaggcctcaatgacacacagtgctcgagtaggacatctagtggtcaataatatgaagtgcaatcaagacgtggtcgttggttcatggattgttttggatttgattcgccatgcacacattcctgtttgactacactagatgattgtatgggttgtagtggacacaaaaataatattactagtaataataatgacaataactattgaagagcacgtttcttatttcccatgtttgtctgtatccctatatattCTTTGCTtgtattctgtgttatgaaatatttaaacagtgctgctacattcatgagatgctctacaaatacagactgatgtcattttcacatggggctggtgcaaataaagatgttatggattattatggattttggcaaagtatgtcttggggtttattggtaaagaggtcagtaaagagggtgtgcttatgtaactggttatgaggttttattgagaaataatttatcaacagttttgggaccactgttccctctaagctgcgcgcgatactttttttttttttttgcgcatttatcatctatttttttgccattttcgagttttttttaacttgagtctcgactcgatcgtttttctcaggaggttggactttagcctttgtgctggagggttgaaccctcagttccaagactttcaaagcctccagacctcccgagtcctcaggacctgagctttcacacagtctgagggctgaaattttctaagtcccacagtagttctctgttagattgaacttccagacagtccaaggactgatatcttctaagttcctgagtacttctctgttagtttgaaccgtcacacagtctgaggactgaaatcttaaaagttcttgagtagttctctgttagtttgaaccttcagacagtctgttaatgtttcgattaaatctttaaggtttttctttttaaatgttttaccaccttttaatgtttaattttctttttaaatccttcattgtattttcagtgtaattcctatttgaacttttattgtgtttaagacataattttctaattaaacataaaattttttaattaaatgttttgtctttttattggataggtgtagtgagagacagacaggaaacaggggagaagagtcgctagaagacttgcagcaaagggccactagcgggactcgaacccgggacgctgcgtcggggaccagcacGTGTACATGAATCACCCGcctaacccgttgagctatatggacACCCgtggtttgtctttttaagggtttaataatc from Amphiprion ocellaris isolate individual 3 ecotype Okinawa chromosome 4, ASM2253959v1, whole genome shotgun sequence includes the following:
- the LOC111575044 gene encoding uncharacterized protein LOC111575044, with product MAFANLFANLSPLTGDVKSPGEPTFTYREETGKGTRSKARKRKAEKEQPGSYIKQRCEVQTTTTYNFKDNIKARGYHTPSTDSALGGYTKEEISNHGNKAAPNIRHSKGQNYKSGHNCEVNKQQHQKKKMKWQKNQHIPTDKGRHSNRDGRAMWGKGGRGHPYTRQMKPPRFMTQEFKDQNVLEVDGRLLCRYFLHGRCTKADSCQMEHVQGYNDLIKSACKFYIQGFCTKGESCPYMHKSFPCKFFHRKGKCFQGADCKFSHEPLNDVTSRLLDEALKRASDLSELAKKAEQESSRGQPNTAESEIIETNETPDTLIQPIRPNFYSSTDAAKETLLCPTEEQADVTVEVFLPHASNATPPQSPPSTSNKEPVCYSVEAVLGPQLYRPFPRFFTAPGSQESTPPSVPQTSSSIGMSRQSEAPYSVDAVLRSFKSVEKSPFGQASATTTVKTVSCTPKTDCEKSTDPLLNSQHEKILLNTRDETNKSLQKMFKSLPSFQMHTGQISKTCRDLLLTSEDQRNQRGDVAESIKTAQRTSSEVKLELLVSPVTQVERSTSSPIKGDMKDNQTCPPAQLKPHLSGPTSDLQSSIKPFSPSAGFSEFKDRAKVESVSCLDTKSDSSDSSSHHFAAKQRPECGFKLGTLQLYSAKTSPERSKEMTVGCKKNQKIPFFGLFANPISDSVTPAHPRGFIQTPRCADFTSKDLKTAVESDKPPSISFLSLFAEPLIDTAASAPCLWSQADYSKAFHLSKRQASPPPCVAGTDATETPHGPVSPNFSSSSKNESTSQPVNPVCRLVSDSLGEIPTSPAPQSLNPSIASAQQQLPDMSSPRDSVLKSLFLSLSPYQEDRQQRDSIHISFPPD